The Thermodesulfovibrionales bacterium DNA window AAATCAGGGTCCCCAAAAACAGCAATCTTGTTGCTGGTAACATACGCAGCCGGAGAATAGCGTACCTCATTTTCAGGGTTACTGCGATACACCTTAATGATTTGTGCAAAGTCTACCTGTTGCATGCCTAGGCTGTAAATAACAGCGTCTTTGTAAGGACCGAATCCATCCGTGTTAATTTGAAAATTTCCTTGTGTTGCGTAAGCCAACTTATCAGTGAACGTGATCGTATCATAGGCATTCCTATTGCCAAGATGCCAGGCAAGAATTAATTTAGTGTAACGCTCCATCCCAATGAAACACCATGCATCTCCCGCCTGTCTGTCAGCATGGCCTTTCTGTGCCCTTGTTTTGGCTTTCATTCCGACGTATCCCCAAATTTCGTCACAGGCTACCTCTTTGACTTTCAGGCTCTTAATTCGATCTTCCATTAACTTTTCACAGCGTTCGCCGACTAAAGCCAATAAGGAAAGAATGGTGCGCTTCTCCACCCCTGTGATTCGTTCAGTGGTACGAATCGAGCAACCCTCGACAAGATGATGAATCACAGATACTGCTTTATCCAACGGAAGGCGCATATCTCCCAAAGGCCGCTCATGAGCCTCAAGAAAGGTCTTTTTGCACAAGGGACAGCGGAAGCGCTGCAAGCCATTCCGATCTTTGCCGAATCTGTTAGCTGTTATGTTGCATGTCGGGCAGTTCATATTATCACCTTCCCTTCTCAACACAATATTACCATTTTGCTCAAGCATTGTCAAGGAAAAAAAGCATAGCCAAAAAAATTCCAAACATACCTTGACAAGCCAGAAAAAAAGATGATAGGATGAACTTGTCAAGCCCACCATAAAAGGTGGAATGGCCCCGCCCGGGATCGAACCGGGAACCAAACGATTAGTAGTCGCGAGCTCTATCCGTTTGAGCTACGGGGCCTTGAGTTAAGGGGTCTTACTCCGATTCAGTAAGGCCCTTTTCTTTTTTAGAAAGGCTCTAAATCTGTTTCATCTTCTTTTTCTTCTGTTTTTTCTAATCCAAAATCTTCTGGAGGTTTTTCCTCTATATCACTTTCCATTCCAATGAGTCCGAATGTATTAGGAGCTGTTCGAATAAAAACCTCATGTTTGCGGACATACCATCCGAGTGACCCACTTAATGCTACTCTTTCTTTCTTCGTCGTTTGCTTACCGATCCCCTCAAGAATTTCATTTAGATGCATTGGTCTTCCAGTTTTCTTAAGAAGGGCTAAGGTCTTAGCAATTGCGCTACCTGGTCTTATTTTACTTTCGGCAGATTCATTCATTTCGCTTTTTGGCAAAAGTTTAATGGTATCTTTAAGAGCCTCCATATAGCTTCTGGCCTCGCTAATCTTTCTTTCATAATCCGCAATTTCCTGCTCTTTCTTTTTTATCTTATCCTCAATCTTTTCTCTTAGGCCCATCTATCGCTCCTCCGTTTCTTAGTGCAACTATAGCATAGTGAAAATATGGTGTCAAGGTAAAAGAAATGGGATTGACTTTTTTTCTTGAATCCACCATACTACCTATAACTTAACTCAGGAGGTCTTTAGATGATGAACAATTTAGGCAGTACTATCAATGAGTTAGATAAGGCAAAGCAAAGGACATCAAACGGTGGAGAATACTGGATGGGGCGGAGTATTCAAACAATTCTTGGCTACCAAAATTGGGACAAATTTGAAAACGTCATAGATAAAGCAAAAAAGGCATGTGAAAGCACAGGTATCGATCCCAACAACCATTTTCGCCGTACGGGGAAAATGGTTGAAATAGGTAGTGGAGCGCAAAGAGAAAGGGCAGATTACTTTCTAACACGATATGCTTGCTATCTTATTGCAATGAACGGTGAAACAAGTAAGCTAGAAATTGGAACCGCACAAAGCTATTTTGCCGTACAAACGCGAAGACAGGAAATACAGGACAAGCTCACGGCAGATGAACGACGCCTTCAACTTAGAGAACGTGTAAAAAATGCAAACATCAGTTTAACAAGCACAGCAAAAAAGGTAGGTGTTCAAAAATATGCCATATTTCATGATGCTGGTTATCAAGGCCTTTATGAGATGGGTTTAGCCGATATAAAAAGAAAGAAAGGAATCTCCGAAAAAGAAAATTTACTTGATCGGGCTGGCCGAACCGAATTGGCGGCTAATGAATTCAGAATAACTCAGACCGAAGAAAAACTTGTTCGAGACAGGATAAATAACGAAAGGGACGCTATTAATATGCACCGAGATGTTGGTAGGGAGGTTCGCTCTACAATCAAGAAGTTGGGAGGGACCTTGCCAGAAGATTTGCTCCCAGAAGAATCAATCAAGAAATTAACTAATAAACACAAGAAAGAGATAAGTACAAAGGAAACACCGATAATCACGGAATAGATTTTTCTCCTCCCCACCTTACCTTAGCGGCTTTCTTGGCAATCTGCTTACGCTTCTTTGCGGAAAGCTTCTCTGTCCTTGCCTTGCTCCCTTTAAGTCCTCCCTTGCGGCCAGCTTGTACTCGGTAGGGAACCTTTTCAGGTTCAGGGATGGGTTCTTGAGGAATGCCATCGCGCTTAGCGTCACGCCTTAGCAGTTCTTGAAGGGTAGCGAATGCAGCCTCGTTTTCGTCTTTCTTCTTCGGCATACCTCCATTATATCAGAATACCGGGGTCCGCGATCACTCCATCAACACGTTAATACCCCACCACCCCCCGAAGGCCGGTCCCATCAGGAAATTCACATTTGCTGCTATAATATGCGATGGTTTCTCGAAGGGCACGGATATTCTTCTCAGGAATCGGCGGAAGCGGCCTATCGGCAATCGCCTGCTTCATGGCAGACCGAGGCCATGTGATCAGAGGCTCTGACAGGGTCTTTGATGAGAACCCGTCCCATCCCGTCTTCCGGATGCTGAGATCAAAAGGAATCGCTATCGTGCCCCAGGACGGCGGCGGCATCGACGCCTCCTTCGATTTTGCTGTCTTCAGCACTGCCGTCGAAAACGACAGCCCTGACCTCAGGAAGGCCAGGGCTTTGGGAATTCCCCTCAAATCGAGACCCGAATATCTCGCCGAGATCGTTGATGAATTCAAGACAATTGCCGTAGCAGGCACGAGCGGAAAATCAACGACGTCGGGTCTGCTTGCCTTTATGCTCAGGCGACTTGGATTAAGCCCCAACTTCATCGGCGGGGGGAGGGTCAAGCAATTCAGGACAGAAGAGAGCCCTGGAAATTCGACGAGCGGATCCTCCGATTATCTCGTCATCGAGGCATGCGAGTCTGACGGTACCATCGTCAATTTTAAGCCTCTTCACACCGTTATCCTGAATCTTGACCTCGACCATCATTCCATCGCCAAGACAAGAGAGATGTTTCAGGCACTCGCAACGAATACAGCAGGGATGGTCATAGTCAACGCCGATGACCATAATCTGGAGGGACTCAGCACGAGACACAGCGTGACTTTTTCGATAGACAATCCTTCGGACTACCGGGCAACGGACATTCTCTACAGACCCTTTTCGACGGAGTTTAGCGTGAAGACTCCTTCACATTCCACCTTGGCTGACCGTGGCCGGGGACGGCATGGCGGGACTGTGGAAGGATTCGGGCTTTCCCTTCCCGGCGAGTATAACCTTTATAATGCCCTGTCCTGCATCGCTATTCTGTGCGAGATGGGGATGCCTCTCGAGGAGACTCGTCGGGTTTTGCACGAATTCAGGGGGATCGAAAGAAGGTTTGATGTTCATCTCAATGACGGGAAAAGGCTCGTCATTGATGACTATGCCCATAATCCTCATAAGATCTCGGCGCTCATGAAGACGGTCAGGAACATGAGAGACCGCGTCTGCTACATATTCCAGCCCCATGGCTTCGGGCCGACGCGGATGATGAAGAGGGAATACATCGAGGCTTTCAGAGAAAATCTCCGCGCATCGGACCACCTCATTCTCCTGCCGATCTTTTATGC harbors:
- a CDS encoding IS1 family transposase; translation: MVGLTSSSYHLFFWLVKVCLEFFWLCFFSLTMLEQNGNIVLRREGDNMNCPTCNITANRFGKDRNGLQRFRCPLCKKTFLEAHERPLGDMRLPLDKAVSVIHHLVEGCSIRTTERITGVEKRTILSLLALVGERCEKLMEDRIKSLKVKEVACDEIWGYVGMKAKTRAQKGHADRQAGDAWCFIGMERYTKLILAWHLGNRNAYDTITFTDKLAYATQGNFQINTDGFGPYKDAVIYSLGMQQVDFAQIIKVYRSNPENEVRYSPAAYVTSNKIAVFGDPDLKRASTSHVERQNLTVRMTMRRMTRLTNAFSKKWTNLKWAYALQFAYYNFCRVHQTLRVTPAMESKLTDHIWSIQELISINTL
- the dinD gene encoding DNA damage-inducible protein D; this encodes MMNNLGSTINELDKAKQRTSNGGEYWMGRSIQTILGYQNWDKFENVIDKAKKACESTGIDPNNHFRRTGKMVEIGSGAQRERADYFLTRYACYLIAMNGETSKLEIGTAQSYFAVQTRRQEIQDKLTADERRLQLRERVKNANISLTSTAKKVGVQKYAIFHDAGYQGLYEMGLADIKRKKGISEKENLLDRAGRTELAANEFRITQTEEKLVRDRINNERDAINMHRDVGREVRSTIKKLGGTLPEDLLPEESIKKLTNKHKKEISTKETPIITE
- a CDS encoding Mur ligase domain-containing protein, translating into MVSRRARIFFSGIGGSGLSAIACFMADRGHVIRGSDRVFDENPSHPVFRMLRSKGIAIVPQDGGGIDASFDFAVFSTAVENDSPDLRKARALGIPLKSRPEYLAEIVDEFKTIAVAGTSGKSTTSGLLAFMLRRLGLSPNFIGGGRVKQFRTEESPGNSTSGSSDYLVIEACESDGTIVNFKPLHTVILNLDLDHHSIAKTREMFQALATNTAGMVIVNADDHNLEGLSTRHSVTFSIDNPSDYRATDILYRPFSTEFSVKTPSHSTLADRGRGRHGGTVEGFGLSLPGEYNLYNALSCIAILCEMGMPLEETRRVLHEFRGIERRFDVHLNDGKRLVIDDYAHNPHKISALMKTVRNMRDRVCYIFQPHGFGPTRMMKREYIEAFRENLRASDHLILLPIFYAGGTANRDISSKDLAEGIREGGKSVEVVEERDRVLDPVRAWDTCVVLGARDETLSHLAEAIAGKLTFPRDVVNSCETVVYSTEGGAV